AGAAATGACACTGAGTGTGCAACATCGGGTCGACCAGAATTAGCAACAAACAGCAGAGTACCAATTAGACTTTGATAGGCGGTCATGGAGCACTGGCGACTCACCATAATAGTCTACATGTTTTTGGAGTGGCGTGTGTGTGGGATGAAAATTTGTCAACCCTAATTCAGTGACTTTCTTCGTAATATAATCGCACAGGCTCAGTGTGATTTTTCCTTTTGTCTGAGCAACACTCATGCCCAAAAACTTGTTTACCTCCCCCAAGTCTTTCATCTCATAAGTACTAAGCAGAAACCTTTTTATAGCAGCGATTTCTGCGTCAGACTGGCTTGAAATCAACAAGTCATCAACATATAATGCGATAAGACATAACTTACCGGCTCTTCTTCTAAAATATAGACCAAATTCAGAAGGATGTTGAGTAAATCCTTGTGTTAGCAGTTTCCCTTTAATGTGTTCGTTCCATAGCAACGGCGATTGCTTTAGGCCGTATAAGGCACTCCGAAGTTTCCACACTGAGTCACCAGTACTCTTGTAACTAACTGGAGGCTTAACAAATAATTCCTTATCGATCGGCGAATTGAGAAACGCTGTTACCACATCCATTTGATGTACCTTCACCCCTTGACAGGCGAAAATCGCCAGGAAGAGCCGAACCGATTCATAACGGATTACTGGAGCAAATGTCTCATCGTAATCAAGCCCTTCAGTTTGACGGAAGCCTTGCACCACAACTCGAGCTTTGTACAGTCCTGAGTCTTTGATACTGAGAACCCATCTGGCCGGAATCGCTTTTCTGCCAGGAGGTAAACGTATTTCTTCAAACGGCTTTGTCCGGACAAGAGAGTCCATTTCTCTTTTACAGGCTGCAGACCACAGTTCGTGGTCCGTACTTCCCATAGCCTCTTTGTAGGTTCTGGGAAATTCATTCAAACGCGCCTGTGCACTTAGAGCAGTCGTAAGCGGGTTTTCCCGAGTAGCGGCATTACCGCCAGTGAGCATATAACAGTAATGGTCTGTAGTATCGCCATATGGGACAACTGTCCCGTCAATACTATATGCGGGTATGGTCGAATCTCCAACAGCAAACATATTAGATTCATCAGGAGCAGAGTATTTAGCGCCCTTCAAGGACATGAATCCAGTGGAATCAGAGTCGCCATTCTCAAAAAGGAAGTCGCTAGCATCAGCAAATTCAGTCTCCGCAGGTTCTTCACGCTGAGTGACATTAGGTAACTCAGACGGACTGGTAGCGCTGCTGGGATCATGATCCAGAGGAGTTACATGAGTTCGTTTAAAGGAAGGAGATACCTGAACACGACGTTGCAATCGTGCGGTGTTCGATTGGGTAGGGTAGACGCCATGTAACGGGGAAACATCATTGTAGACCCGTTTACCGACCAATTCAACATCACTATGGGCCGACGACGATGTGAGTGGACCAGTGGAGGCTTTCGATGCGACAGAAGGAAAGCTCTGTACGGCACTAGACGAAGAGGCAGATGTGACGGAAGGTAATGCAGACGGAGTCGGCGTTTCAGACAGAGGAAACCGGTTTAACGATGGAGAGGAATATGTCAGCTC
This DNA window, taken from Huiozyma naganishii CBS 8797 chromosome 7, complete genome, encodes the following:
- the KNAG0G00960 gene encoding uncharacterized protein (Ty like retrotransposon), whose product is MSSVSNSPSSSVHRTDPDYVPDSATSSTSCITTKGVPTGDGPFSQQMLPTSREKTVHIIEQTLPETPLGSPVVSSPSTSAFVTPAIPSAPPLLTQENARAMIRDAVREEQALIAPPAPVPVTGIQHGVPSTPIGPLPVSPVYSGALNSVVHSSPFVQMPGSSPYVPPIPPNFPLLESAIPQSVPTQPLIGGPQGLVVAPFHNYGTHFYPPSLAHVPQAYTTPVGVSPSPPVHSSQSMNNSHASAASSSDATNAEHSSAGLHAESLPSSSPPGSAPLNGSQSPCLSELTYSSPSLNRFPLSETPTPSALPSVTSASSSSAVQSFPSVASKASTGPLTSSSAHSDVELVGKRVYNDVSPLHGVYPTQSNTARLQRRVQVSPSFKRTHVTPLDHDPSSATSPSELPNVTQREEPAETEFADASDFLFENGDSDSTGFMSLKGAKYSAPDESNMFAVGDSTIPAYSIDGTVVPYGDTTDHYCYMLTGGNAATRENPLTTALSAQARLNEFPRTYKEAMGSTDHELWSAACKREMDSLVRTKPFEEIRLPPGRKAIPARWVLSIKDSGLYKARVVVQGFRQTEGLDYDETFAPVIRYESVRLFLAIFACQGVKVHQMDVVTAFLNSPIDKELFVKPPVSYKSTGDSVWKLRSALYGLKQSPLLWNEHIKGKLLTQGFTQHPSEFGLYFRRRAGKLCLIALYVDDLLISSQSDAEIAAIKRFLLSTYEMKDLGEVNKFLGMSVAQTKGKITLSLCDYITKKVTELGLTNFHPTHTPLQKHVDYYGESPCSMTAYQSLIGTLLFVANSGRPDVAHSVSFLSRFLKDSREVHYNAAKRIMAYLHTTKNQEITYHNNGKPYLEIFTDASYADCSNGQSTYGYMAKYGGGPVSWCSKRIPCVVVSTTEAFVAANESVKEILWLDEILGILGIPKERHILYVNNAPTIKMLKHPVFHSRTKHIRVRYHFIRQNLSEKLLKTEYANTRNQIADICTKMLEGPEFQYLKTLIFGRDSNSET